A genomic stretch from Vibrio coralliilyticus includes:
- the ilvG gene encoding acetolactate synthase 2 catalytic subunit: MTGAELVVAALKQQGIKTVFGYPGGAIMPIYDALYDGGVEHILCRHEQGAAMAAIGMARATQDVAVCMATSGPGATNLVTGLADAFMDSIPMVAITGQVASSHIGTDAFQEMDVIGMSLSCTKHSYLVTEIEDLAPTLAEAFEVAKTGRPGPVIVDIAKDVQLAQSPTHILPPFTPPATPVPQAEAVSAAQELLSQSTRPVFYVGGGVQLGKATDTVRQFLRLNPMPSVSTLKGLGTIERHDPHYLGMLGMHGTKAANLVVQECDLLIAVGARFDDRVTGKLETFAPHARVIHIDIDAAEINKLRHAHAPLRGDINTLLPQLELTQDITPWVKHSESLRSGFKWRYDHPGDLIFAPGLLKQLSDMMPDSSMVSTDVGQHQMWAAQHIQPRDPQNFITSAGLGTMGFGLPAAMGAAVARPDDQSILITGDGSFMMNIQELGTLKRRQIPVKIVLLNNQRLGMVRQWQSLFFDGRHSETILDDNPDFVTLAKAFDIPGKTITRKEEVEPAIQEMLESKTSYLLHVLIDEEENVWPLVPPGASNNDMLENT, from the coding sequence ATGACAGGTGCTGAATTAGTCGTAGCCGCATTAAAGCAACAGGGCATTAAAACCGTATTCGGCTATCCGGGCGGTGCTATCATGCCAATTTATGACGCCCTATATGACGGTGGCGTCGAACACATTCTCTGCCGTCACGAACAAGGCGCAGCCATGGCCGCTATCGGTATGGCACGTGCGACTCAAGATGTCGCAGTCTGTATGGCGACATCCGGTCCCGGTGCCACTAACCTAGTAACCGGTTTGGCCGATGCGTTTATGGATTCGATCCCAATGGTGGCAATCACAGGCCAGGTCGCCAGTTCCCACATCGGAACAGACGCTTTTCAGGAAATGGACGTGATAGGAATGTCACTATCCTGTACCAAGCACAGCTACCTAGTAACAGAAATTGAAGACCTGGCCCCAACATTAGCCGAAGCGTTTGAAGTCGCTAAAACGGGTCGCCCTGGCCCAGTGATTGTTGATATCGCTAAAGATGTTCAGCTCGCACAATCCCCCACTCATATTTTACCGCCTTTCACACCACCAGCTACTCCTGTTCCCCAAGCAGAAGCCGTTTCTGCCGCTCAGGAGCTTCTTTCACAGAGTACCCGCCCGGTATTCTATGTTGGCGGTGGCGTGCAACTGGGTAAAGCCACTGATACTGTCCGTCAATTCCTGCGTCTCAATCCAATGCCTTCGGTCAGCACCTTGAAAGGCTTAGGCACTATTGAGCGTCATGATCCACATTATCTTGGCATGCTGGGCATGCACGGCACTAAAGCCGCAAACTTAGTCGTTCAGGAATGTGACCTACTGATTGCGGTCGGCGCACGATTTGATGACCGAGTAACAGGCAAACTGGAAACGTTCGCTCCACATGCGCGCGTTATCCATATCGATATCGATGCCGCTGAGATCAACAAGCTGCGTCACGCCCATGCACCACTGCGCGGTGATATCAATACCCTTCTTCCTCAGTTAGAACTAACACAAGACATCACACCTTGGGTCAAACACAGTGAAAGCCTACGCAGCGGTTTTAAGTGGCGTTATGATCACCCGGGTGATCTGATTTTCGCCCCAGGCTTACTGAAGCAACTGTCTGATATGATGCCTGACAGCTCAATGGTTTCAACCGATGTCGGACAGCACCAGATGTGGGCCGCACAGCATATCCAACCACGTGATCCACAAAACTTCATAACCTCGGCTGGTCTCGGCACTATGGGCTTTGGTCTTCCTGCCGCGATGGGGGCTGCAGTCGCACGCCCAGATGATCAGTCTATCCTTATTACAGGTGACGGTTCTTTCATGATGAACATTCAGGAACTGGGCACACTAAAGCGTCGCCAAATTCCGGTAAAAATCGTTCTATTGAATAACCAGCGCTTAGGTATGGTACGTCAATGGCAGTCACTGTTCTTCGATGGCCGCCACAGTGAAACTATTTTGGATGACAACCCGGATTTCGTCACCCTAGCGAAGGCGTTTGATATCCCTGGAAAAACGATCACAAGAAAAGAAGAAGTCGAGCCGGCGATTCAGGAAATGCTGGAGAGTAAGACTTCTTACTTACTTCACGTACTGATCGACGAAGAAGAAAACGTGTGGCCACTGGTACCGCCTGGTGCTTCTAACAATGACATGCTGGAGAACACTTAA